CGGTGAGCGAGCGCAACTGCTCGTCGCGGCCGGGGCCGGAAAGCCGCCACCAGATGACCCTCGGGTCGAACACGTTCCAGCTCGACCGGGGCTGGACGGTGATGCCGACGCGCCTGCGGGATCGCACCAGGCCCATCGACTCCAGGACGCGCACGCTCTCGCGGGCGACCGTCCGGGAGACGCCGAACCGCTCCTGAATGCGATCGAGAGTGAGCACGTCACCGCAGGCGAGTTCGCCGCTGGTGATGTCCGAACCGATCGTGTCCAGCACGGTGTTGTGCAGGACCTCCGCCCCCACCTGTGGTTCAACGCTCACGTGTCGACCCTATCCCCCCACCACGCCTTCACACGGCTCCATAAATGGTGCTATCTTTCGCCGCTAAAAGTAATACCTTTTAACCGAGGAGCGCCATGAATGCCACCTGTGTGGTGGTGATGGGTGTGTCCGGCGCGGGCAAGAGCACCATCGCCCAGCACCTCGCGGAGAAACTCGGCTGGCCGATGGCCGAGGCCGACGAGTTCCACCCACCCGCCAACATCGAGAAGATGTCCGCGGGCACCCCGCTCACCGACGCCGACCGGGCACCCTGGCTGGCCTCACTGCGCGACTGGATCACCGAGCACGCCGAGTCGGGCGAGAACACCGTCGTCACATGCTCGGCGCTGAAGCGGTCCTACCGCGACCTCCTCCGACAGGCCCGTGCCCGAGTGCGGTTCGTGCATCTCGCGGGGGACGCGCCCGTGATCAGGGAAAGGCTGTCGGCCCGCGCGGGCCACTTCATGCCGCCCTCCCTGCTGGACTCCCAGTTCGCCGACCTCGAACCACTGGGCGCCGACGAGGACGGCGTCACCGTCGATCTCGGACAGCCCCCCGAGCGGATCACGGAGTTCGCTCTCGCCCAGCTCGGCCTCCGCCCCCGACCGGGACGGTAGGCGCCCTGCGGAACCCCTCCCCACCCCCGACAAGCAACGGAGCTTCGGATGAACACCGACGAGTGGACGCAAACCCTCGGTACGGCCCCGCTACTGGGCATCGCCGCGGGAGCGGTCGTCGTCCTGCTGCTGCTCATCATCACCCTGCGGGTGCACGCCTTCCTGGCACTCGTGGCGGTCAGTCTGGCGACCGCGTTCGCCACCGGCATCCCCGCCGACCGGGTCGTGGACACGCTCACCGAGGGGTTCGGATCGACCCTGGCCAGTGTGGCGCTGCTGGTCGGCCTCGGCGCCATGCTGGGCAGACTGCTGGAGGTGAGCGGCGGGGCCCAGTCCCTCACCGACGCACTGGTTCGGCGGTTCGGCGAGAAACGGGCCCCGTTGGCGCTCGGCATCGCCTCGCTGCTCTTCGGTTTCCCGATCTTCTTCGACGCCGGTCTCGTGGTGATGCTGCCGATCATCTTCTCGGTGGCCCGCCGGCTCGGCGGCGGCGTGCTGCGCTACGGCCTGCCCGCGGCGGGCGCGTTCTCGGTCATGCACGTCTACGTGCCGCCGCACCCCGGTCCCGTCGCGGCGAGCACCCTGCTGGGGGCCGACGTCGGCCTGGTCATCGCCTTCGCCGTGGTGCTCGCGATCCCCACCTGGTTCCTCACCAGCTATCTCTACGGCGTGTGGGTGGGCAAACGCATCGTGCTGCCCGTCCCCGAGCTGTTGCGGGGCAAAGACGACGACATCGAGTCCGACACCGAGCCCCCGAGCCCCGGCACGGTCATCGGCCTCCTGTTGCTGCCGCTGGTGCTGATCTTCGCCAACACCGGGCTGAGCACCGCTGCCGAAGCGGGATGGATCGACCCCGAGGCGGGCTGGCTCGACATCGCCGTCGCCCTCGGGTCCACGCCGGTGGCCCTGCTGATCACCGTGTTCGTCGCCATGTACGTGCTCGGGACTCGCCGCGGCCGGGGCAAGGACGTGGTGGAGCGGCTGGTGGACTCCGCTCTGGGGCCCGTGTGTTCGATCATCCTCATCACCGGCGCCGGGGGCATGTTCGGTGGCGTGCTGCGGGCCAGCGGGATCGGTGACGCGCTGTCGAGCACGCTGGCGGACCTCGGCCTCCCGGTCATCGTGGCCGCCTACGTCATCGCCACGGTGCTGCGGATCGCGCAGGGCTCGGCCACGGTCGCGCTCACCACGGCCGCCGGCCTGGTGCAACCGCTCGTGCTCGGCGGCGGATTCGGCTCCGTCGAGGTCGTGGCCATCGTGCTGGCCCTGGCCGCCGGGTCGGTGACGGCGGGCCACGTCAACGACTCCGGCTTCTGGCTCGTCGGCCGGTTCTTCCAGATGGACGTCAAGACGACGTTCAAGACCTGGACCGTCATGCAGACCACCATCGGCCTCGTGGGCTTCGGCTTGGCATCCGTGCTGTACCTGTTGGCGTAATCACCCCGTGCGGCCCCGTCGTCGGCGGGGCCGCACGGTGTCACCGGGGTGGGACGTGGCTACACTGGCAGAAGTACGAAACAGTTTCGTTTCTGTGTGGAGTCCAGCATGCCCGCCCAGGCGCCCTCGGCACCCCGTCGTACCCGGCTCACGCCGGAACGCGAACGGGAGCTGTTCACCGCCGTGGTGGACCTCGTCCGTGAACACGGCTACGAAGCCCTGACCATGGACGCCGTCGCGGCCCGGACCAAGGCGAGCAAGGCGACCCTCTACCGACAGTGGGAGAGCAAGCCGAAACTCGTCGCGACCGCCCTACGGCATCTGGCGGGCACCGCGCCCTTGGATGTGGACACCGGTTCCCTGGCGGGCGACCTGCGCCGGATAGCTCACGAGTTGATCACCCACGCCACCGAGGACACGGCTCTGCTCAACGGGTTGGCACACGCCGTGACCAAAGACGCCCAACTGTGGGAGGCGCTCCACGAGCTTCACATCCGGCCCGGACTGCAATCGCTGGACGCCGTGGTGAACCGCGCCATCGCACGAGGCGAACTGGCTCCCGACAACCCGGCGAAGGACTACATCGTGCACCTGCTCCTCGGAGCCCTCGGCACCCGTCGGCTCATCGAGAACAAGGACATCGACGCCGAGTACATGGAGGGCTATCTCGACGCGGTGGTCTTCCCCGCACTCGGCATCTCCTGACCCACCGTTCCCCTCCTCCCTCGACCGAGGGACCGGGGACCTTCGCCACCCATTTTCCCGTCCCCACCGACCGACCAGGAGTTCTCCCCGCATGGCCACGATGCTGTATCGGCTCGGCCGTTTCGCCTTCCGGCGACGCGGCTTGATCGCCGTGCTCTGGGTACTGGTGCTCGCCGCCGCGGGCGGCGCCGCCGCGACCTCGTCCTCGACGGCCTCCACCACGATCTCGATTCCCGGAACGGAAGCCCAGCAGGCGTTCGAGCTGCTGGAGGAACGCTTCCCCGGCAGCAGTCCCGACGGCGCCACCGCACGGGTGGTCTTCCAGGCCCCCGAGGGCGAGCGACTCTCCGACCCGGAGAACCGAGCCGTCATCGGCGACATCGTCGCCGACCTGGCCGAAGGGTCGCAGGTCCAGCAGGCCGTCGACCCCTTCCAGGCTCAGACCGTCAATCGCGACGCCACGATCGCCTACACCCAGGTCACCTACAACACCTCGCCGCTGGAACTCACCGACGAGACCCGCGACGCGCTCGAAGCCGCGGCCGAGACGGGACGCGACGCCGGCCTGACCGTGGAAATCGGTGGTAACGCGCTGCTGACGCTCCCGGAGACCGGGGTCACCGAGGTCATCGGTGTGATCATCGCCGCCGTCGTGCTGCTGGTGACTTTCGGCTCCCTCGTCGCCGCCGGACTCCCGCTGGCCACCGCACTCGTCGGGGTCGGCATCAGCGTGTCGATCATCACGGTGCTCACGCAGACCTTGGAGCTCGACAGCACGACGCCGATCCTGGCCACGATGATCGGCCTGGCCGTCGGCATCGACTACTCGCTGTTCATCGTCTCCCGCTACCGCGCCGAACTCGCCGAGGGCCGCACGCCGCTGGACGCCGTCGGACGCGCGACGGGCACCGCCGGCTCCGCCGTCGTCTTCGCCGGCCTCACCGTGGTCATCGCGCTGGCCGGGCTCGCCGTGGTCAACATCCCCATCCTCACGAAGATGGGTCTCGCCGCCGCCGGTGCGGTCGTGCTGGCCGTGCTCGTGGCGCTGACCCTCATCCCGGCGCTCATCGGCATGGCGGGCAAGCACATCCTGCCGCGTAAGCAGCGCAAGAGCGACACCCCCGCCAACGGCGAGGACAAGCCCGGTGCGGGCACCCGCTGGGCCCGCTTCGTCCTCCGCCACCGGGTGGTCGTGCTGCTCCTCGGTGTCGTGGCCCTCGGCGTGATCGCGGTCCCCGCGACGGACCTCCAGCTCGGCCTGCCCGACGACGGCTCCAAGCCCACCGACACCAGCCAGCGCAGGGCCTACGACCTCATCTCGGAGGGCTTCGGGCCGGGCACCAACGGACCGCTCGTGGTCGCCGTCGACGCACGCGGCAGCGAGAACCCGCAGGCCGCCGTCGAGGCCACCGGTGCGACGCTGCAGGGGCTGGACAACGTCGCGATCGCGACCCCGCCGACGTTCAACCGGGACGGCGACACGGCGATGATCACGGTCATCCCCATGTCCGCCCCCAGCAGCACCGAGACCGAGGAACTGGTCCACGCGATCCGCGACGAGGCGAGCGACATCGCCGACTCCACCGGCGCGCGGGTGCTCGTCACCGGCCAGACCGCGATGGGCATCGACGTCTCGCAGAAGCTCGACGACGCCCTGCTGCCCTACCTGCTCCTGGTGGTCGGC
The window above is part of the Saccharomonospora glauca K62 genome. Proteins encoded here:
- a CDS encoding gluconokinase, with the protein product MNATCVVVMGVSGAGKSTIAQHLAEKLGWPMAEADEFHPPANIEKMSAGTPLTDADRAPWLASLRDWITEHAESGENTVVTCSALKRSYRDLLRQARARVRFVHLAGDAPVIRERLSARAGHFMPPSLLDSQFADLEPLGADEDGVTVDLGQPPERITEFALAQLGLRPRPGR
- a CDS encoding GntP family permease; this translates as MNTDEWTQTLGTAPLLGIAAGAVVVLLLLIITLRVHAFLALVAVSLATAFATGIPADRVVDTLTEGFGSTLASVALLVGLGAMLGRLLEVSGGAQSLTDALVRRFGEKRAPLALGIASLLFGFPIFFDAGLVVMLPIIFSVARRLGGGVLRYGLPAAGAFSVMHVYVPPHPGPVAASTLLGADVGLVIAFAVVLAIPTWFLTSYLYGVWVGKRIVLPVPELLRGKDDDIESDTEPPSPGTVIGLLLLPLVLIFANTGLSTAAEAGWIDPEAGWLDIAVALGSTPVALLITVFVAMYVLGTRRGRGKDVVERLVDSALGPVCSIILITGAGGMFGGVLRASGIGDALSSTLADLGLPVIVAAYVIATVLRIAQGSATVALTTAAGLVQPLVLGGGFGSVEVVAIVLALAAGSVTAGHVNDSGFWLVGRFFQMDVKTTFKTWTVMQTTIGLVGFGLASVLYLLA
- a CDS encoding TetR/AcrR family transcriptional regulator, which gives rise to MPAQAPSAPRRTRLTPERERELFTAVVDLVREHGYEALTMDAVAARTKASKATLYRQWESKPKLVATALRHLAGTAPLDVDTGSLAGDLRRIAHELITHATEDTALLNGLAHAVTKDAQLWEALHELHIRPGLQSLDAVVNRAIARGELAPDNPAKDYIVHLLLGALGTRRLIENKDIDAEYMEGYLDAVVFPALGIS
- a CDS encoding MMPL family transporter → MATMLYRLGRFAFRRRGLIAVLWVLVLAAAGGAAATSSSTASTTISIPGTEAQQAFELLEERFPGSSPDGATARVVFQAPEGERLSDPENRAVIGDIVADLAEGSQVQQAVDPFQAQTVNRDATIAYTQVTYNTSPLELTDETRDALEAAAETGRDAGLTVEIGGNALLTLPETGVTEVIGVIIAAVVLLVTFGSLVAAGLPLATALVGVGISVSIITVLTQTLELDSTTPILATMIGLAVGIDYSLFIVSRYRAELAEGRTPLDAVGRATGTAGSAVVFAGLTVVIALAGLAVVNIPILTKMGLAAAGAVVLAVLVALTLIPALIGMAGKHILPRKQRKSDTPANGEDKPGAGTRWARFVLRHRVVVLLLGVVALGVIAVPATDLQLGLPDDGSKPTDTSQRRAYDLISEGFGPGTNGPLVVAVDARGSENPQAAVEATGATLQGLDNVAIATPPTFNRDGDTAMITVIPMSAPSSTETEELVHAIRDEASDIADSTGARVLVTGQTAMGIDVSQKLDDALLPYLLLVVGLAFVLLVIVFRSILVPLKAALGFLLSVVAALGAVVAVFQWGWLADLFGVEQTGPIMSLMPIFLVGLVFGLAMDYEVFLVTRMREAYVHGETPRESIVTGFRHGARVVTAAALIMISVFAGFVGSSESMIKMIGFGLAIAVLFDAFVVRMTIVPAVLAVLGKAAWWLPKPLDKVLPNVDVEGERLQQRLAESDEREDRKETVGSRS